The stretch of DNA AGTCCAGGGTTGAGGAAAGGTTAAATTATAGTAATAATGAATATGGTATGGAGACAAAAGATTAATCTACAAGTAATCAACGGTCACTTGAGAGCACATTTGTAAATGATGAGTCAGTCCTACAGATTATGCATGTGACAATAAATTTAATACTTTTCGAAACCATGGATAGAACAAAGCATAAATTATTGGGTTGAGTGTAGAGTTAAAGAAAAATAGTGTTAACATGGCATTGGCGACGCTGTCATATGATTCAGCTAACACATCATATAGTGACATACAAATATAATAGGGGATTAAACATATCAAAAACACTGAAACAAGAATTCCAAGTACTTTGGCTGCTTTCCTCTCCAATTTAATTGAGTCGCCATTGTTCTGGATGTTCAGTCGTTTTCGATCCTTGAGTGCAGCTCTGATTACGACTGCGTGCCTTCTTGCAATGAAAAATACTTTTAGGTACAGAATTATGATAGTGGCAcatggtaaaataaaaacaataataagaTCAACAGTAGACCACACTTCATCCACAGAAACAAGGCATTTATCTGGGCATTTGTTCCTGAAGTTTCCATTAAAGTAAAGAAATGCACAGTTGTAAAACAGTGACACAATCCAAATGTGTATTGTTATAATGAATGCTAGAGACAGCGATACCTTTTTGGAATAGAGGAAAGGATTGCTTAAGGCAAAGTAACGGTCAACAGCAATGAATGAAATATTGTATACAGAGACAAATGTTAAATGGAAATTGATAATATTGTACAAGGCACAAAAGGTTGACCCAAAAAGTGAACATGATTCTATCAAAATCATTGAATGTACCGGCATTACAAATAAACCTACAAGACAGTCAGAAATGGCCAGTGAGACAATAAGGATATTGGTTGGGGTATGGAGTTGTTTGAAATTATAGACAGCAGTTATAACCAGAAGGTTCCCACACACAGTAAATATCACCACAGCTGCAGCAAACACATACATCGAAACATAAGCTGCCATAGAAGAGTATAATTTTGAACAGGTTGAGTTGATGGACTGCAGGCAATCACCTGTGTAGTTGACGTCATGAAGAGTCATTGATTCCAAGGATTTAGTGTTGTGAGGAAAAATGTTCTAACAATGTGGTGTTGTAGTAATAGGGGTATATGATCTGGCGTGAGCATTTATAGAGACCAGATTCAGGTCCTTTGTTCAcgtgatgtgttttttttttttggtatctGTGTGTCATTGCCAGCCACATGGAACTGTAACAGAAGAATCTATTTAAAAGTGTAGGatttcacaaaaacacaagtatgtgcgtgcatgtgtctttatgtctatatgtgtgtttctgcgtgcgtgcttgcatgtgtgtgtgtgtgtgtgtgtgtgtctgggtgtgtgtgtgtgcatgcatgtatgattgtgtgcatACCGTACCtatgtgtgagcatatgtgtatgagtgcatgtatgtctgtgcttgtgtgtgtgtgtgtgtgtgtgtgtgtgtgtgtgtgtgtgtgtgtgtgtgtgtgtgtgtgtgtgtgtgtgtgtgtgtgtgtgtgtgtgtgtgtgtgtgtgtgtgtgcatcgttATGTgtctgctgcattttgaattatctgaagctgtttgatagtctttttaggaaggcctgtgaaaagtCCATTGCAGTgatcaaccctgctagagataaatgcatgaatgagtctAAATCACCAGCCCTCTAAGTTTGGCAATATATTTGAGGTGGTAAAAAAACTGATTTAGTTATCATGTTCATGTTGTTGAAATTTAAATCACTGTTGATTTATACACCAACCATTTTTAACAGTATATCCTTTGCTTTTTCAATCCTAACTCTTTAGTAAAAGTAAGTaaaatttatttataaagcacatttaaacacagctttcactgaccaaagtgctgtacagagtaaaaatatataaataaagaaaaataaggcaaaaaaaaaggaagcagacagacacagatcaacaataacagcaggAGACAAACACAGGCGACAAGTGCAAAGttacagacaagacaagacaggcAAAACATTTAGGGAGCTGAGAACGATAAGGTAAAAAGGTCGGTTTTGAGCCTAGACTTAAAAACACGGATGGAGGAAGCATTTTTAATGTCCAGGGGCAAGTTGTTCCACAGCCGTGGCGCAGCTACTGCAAAGGCTCGGTCACCTTTTTGTTTGAGCCTTGACCGGGGCACATGGAGGAGAGCTTTATTATTTGACCTGAGAGACCTGGAGGCTTGCTGCAGGTGGAGAAGGTCAGTGATGTAGCTCGGGGCTTGCCCATTTagagctttaaaaacaaacagaaggaCCTTGAACTGGACTCTAAAATTAATAGGGAGCCAATGCAAGGAAGCCAGGACTGGGGTAATGTGGGCATGTTTCTTGGTACCTGTCAGCAGTCTAGCAGCTGCATTTTGGACCATCTGGAGTCGATTGAGTAAGGACTGGGGGAGGCCTAGGTATAGAGAGTTGCAGTAGTCCAACTGTGATGTAATAAATGCGTGGATGACTTTTTCTAGGTCATTAAATGACAGGGAAGGCTTAATTTTGGCAATCACTCTTAGTTGGTGAAAGCTGTTTTTGACAACAGCACAGATTTGTTTGTCAAAACAAAGGTCTGAATCAAGAATGACACCTAGGTCTCTAGCATAGGACTTAACATGTGGGGCAAGGTGATCTAGATGACTGACAAGTGTGTGTCTTGATTTGGAAGGGCCaaaaaccataacttctgtcTTGTCGCTGTTTAGCTGGAGGAAGTTGTTTGCCATCCAGCCTTTAATATCATCCAGACAGTCCAGGAGAGGCTGAAGGGAGTCTCTAGACTTCAGTGGCAGATAAAGTTGTGAGTCGTCTGCATAGAAGTGAAATGATATGTTGTGTTTTCTGATAATGTTGCCTAGTGGGAGCATATACAGGCAGAAGAGGACTGGTCCAAGGACAGACCCTTGGGGGACACCACAGGAAACTGGGGCAGTGGATGAGAAGAACTGGCTTAAAGATACTGAGAAAGTCCTGTGTTTCAAATAAGAGCTGAACCATTGAAGGGCTGTGCCTTTGATGCCAACCCACTGTTCAAGGCGGCTCAGAAGAGTGTTATGGTCCACTGTATCGAAGGCAGCACTAAGGTCCAATAAAACCAGGATAGCACTATCACCTGAGTCTAATGTGAGTAACAGGTCATTTGTCACCTTTAGCAAAGCTGTTTCGGTGCTGTGACGAGCTTTGAAACCTGACTGAAAGGGTTCCAACAATTCATTCAAGTCTAAAAAAGGTTGCAGTTGTGACAGGACAACCTTTTCCAGTACTTTTGAGATAAAAGGGAGCTTAGAAATGGGGCGGTAGTTTTTTAGACACTTAGTATCCAGGTTAGGTTTTTTAAGCAGAGGCTGGACGACCGCGTGCTTAAAACATGAGGGGACGGTGCCAGCAACTAGGCATGAATTTATGATGGTTTGGATACTGGGGCCAACGGTATCAAAACTATCCTTAATGATACAGGAGGGGACAACATCATAAGGGGAAGATGTGGGTTTCATATGCAGCACTATGTCCCTCAACTCTGATAAAGAAACCTGTTGGAACCTGTCAAATAGCTATAGCACCAGGGCAACCAGGTGAGGTGTCAGACAGAGAAGGGTTAAACAAAGATCTAATGTTTTCAATTTTGTCAGTGAAAAACTTTAAGAATTTCTCACAGATGGCAGTGGATGCTTCAGCCTCTGGAGCTAAGCGGGGGTTGATAATAGAGTTGATGGTGCCAAACAAAATTTGGGGTCTTTCCTCCTTCTTACCAAACATAattacttttgttttgtcttttgtttttgttttgtctttgttcaaCTAAAGAACATTTTGAGACATCCAGGTattgatttgttctatacagatacagagattcaaggggaccatagtcgtTTGTCAACAGAGCTAAgtaaatttgtttgttatcTGCATAAcaatgatatgaaatcaaattattttggatggtttgtccaagtgggagcatttACTGTAGAGGTTAAATAATAGTAGCCTCAAGATCGACCCcaggggaacaccacaggtcaaggacgttgatgttgaggtacagttgccgatgcttatggagagagagagagttcaaagTAAATCTTTAATGAAGCGGTAACGTTTCAGCCtgtggccttcttcagatcgcatTCAAAGACAGATTCAACCCTTAAGCCGCGTTTAgactgccagtttgaagtgacccgattttttgctctcatgtggcacgtatccgatctgtgccacgacagtgtaaacagtaaaaaaacacttgaattccgatctcctcagatcgtatacaggcccctttcctatgtggttttaaatcagatatggatcggatatttgttcatgtgtctacattctaaacagacaaatcggatattccagtgcaatgcgtcccacacgtcattaatctgtgacaatgtTGCGCCTGTTAACGACGTGAGTTTACAATTGAGAGTAGGCGGCGACTCGCTCCCACCAGTCCTGTGTCCTTTCGTGGACCCAAATCTCCCTTTCAATTGAGGTGGCAGCAATAATTGCAGCGTAAGCGTATGCTGATATGATTGCCCGTTTCTTGCTTCTCTGTTTTAGAGTTTTGGTAATTATATCAAGAGGATGTCGCAGGGTTTTGAATGCGAAGAGCAGTCTTTAAATTCTGTCGCGTCCATTCTGGAACAGCAAGTTTTCAGATGCAGCCAGTTAGTCGACGTAGACATGCATTATAGGTTTTGTGCAACTGAAATTGTTTAACCagtgttgaaataaaatgtgtgaaAGTGTTTTCTGTGTTAACTGGTGCAGTGctcgtaggctaggctacaaataatgttttccaagaaacttttagcccatgcgcatatgggccatttcaagtgtctggcaaatgtaaacgCAGATGGTTGGATTTGGGTCAAACTagcgaaagtagatgtaaacatgcaatcaaaaaaattggatatgagcacaaaatcggaattgagcatatccgatctgcagtcgAAACGCAGCCTTAGTCTTATAGAAAACAGTCAGGCCTAATTCATACACCTGCCATCAATCTAATCAGCTCCCAATCAAGCTGATATGGGGGCGTTACAGACATCAAACATAAAGGTGCAATCTTCATCTAAAAACATCTTGTTTTTCCAATAATCTCCTAAACATTCCAATATACAAGTCACAGAGAGGTCGGAACCAACACCCGCCACTGACCATTGACGGTGCTGCTGTAGTGAGAGTGAGCAGCACCAAATTCCTGGGGGTGCATGTGACGGTTCGCATACCCACCGTTATGGTAGCGGTAGCTACCTTGTTTGcgtcagagccatagaaagagagagttgcgacactaggtgcactcgacatgtcaagtcggctgcaaacgcatgcagtcgaatgcaaacagaaacgtaatttgagtcatatgcagtgcatgctggttagacgtgttgttcgacttgaagaaaagttgtgatcatgtcacaaaaatgcgaccatgtcacgtcactcaaaactcgcgggatgaagacGCGCACAGTCACTTTGCGCAATTCTCCGCATctgggctgtgtctgaaacatcagtatgcacgctgggcagtgtgcattttccggaagttacgtcagaatagactgtacGAAAGTCAAGTGcgctcactagttgggtacttcgtttggcgtgatttccaagcgtgcatcgatgcatcttttttgccctcagatatcccataatccattgcgcagcgcaggtcaagctcaacatgtcatgcaaatcgtcaacacccccccctccccgagtcaggtgacgccaactagttagtgctgtccaaatgtaggtagggacatAGCCTGgtacgccctcccagtgacgtaacgccttcaggcttttgctgtcgctggtctggtcaactgctaatcgggaaggatttctgagttcccgaaatctgcggaactgccccctttggtcgagaaccaatcaactttgagcagctccaacggctctgggtagaggcgtgttcaaggcagaggaaagagtgttgttattggtttaaactcggcaaaccgctttctgacatcgaccagtagcaaatcgaggcacttaaaggaggcgggtcaaccagcacttggagaaaccgtgttagcacaggctgttggtcagactaaagtctcgcagagcctttgaaagtcgatggtaatcaggctagtagGGACgtatactgaggagcaagctaactaagacactactggaaagaaggtactatccagcgtgcacgcttgacttctggacacagccctgGTTTCAAACGCCTGCAACCGGCTGGATccatgacgattatgacaggggtctcgttctgcctccttaccaaagattctatagcggagcaagatgTATCAGCTAACATTTTAGGACAGCCCTGTAATCAGCGTCTGGGAcgacacctgagcttgtcaaaagtgatccatcttgctctgttgtagaatctttgctccttacgttagaatgtactaaaattaacagatatggaagggataccttcttctttgtgatttctggaacagcggtaggctagcctactgaaaaggttttgacattctgctattttatgctgttggttacataaacacacggaaaacacttgatatttaattaatgtgctaggctacaatgcaggcctgttaactgtatgaaaacagtggtttatttaaactacttcatatcaatttatttcgtcagtcatcatgctcattttaatgagtaagaatgaaagttaaatactgtatttaatgcacacaaattccacaatatctcccgcgaggtgtcacgcgaatcacgtctgtcaaatttgcaaaatcgtgttcgggaccatctgcgtctaaaactttcgcccctcccggtgagactcaagctctcgttgacgtattcagccagccgaagtcagccgttTCCGAACTCGAATGCACCTATTGACTCaatagagtgcgtaagtgaaAGTGTAACGTAacgttgtcccggtaacgcaatttcctgttctaaacaaacaacCTTTTCCAGGTtgcctcaccgtgttgtttctttcaaaatgaaaataaatgtattttaagcggtaaaaatcactaccatgtcaaGACGTTTATGTATGCatctggtgtactaaaaggagacgttcacgctagcatgaaaaaaaaagtctataaTGTAATGGCAAGCTGGGCTAGTCTATGATTAGCCTACATGAAGTTAGCTAATGTCAACCGATGCCAACGTAAATTAATTTGCGCAAAAACGTggctttttctgtaaaacaatcatctggcataggatttcacattgtgaatttggtttgtttagaacagaaatTTCGGTTGCTAAGGAAAAGTGACATCACACTCACGCTGTCACTATCTGTGCTACCTGTCATCTTTTGTTTACCTTTTTGCCTGCCCTCATGTGGTCCCTTTATGTATTACCTGGCCATGTGGTCTTGTCTGGAGCTTCCCCTGATTGTCTAATTGTCTGCCACCTGCCCCTGGTTGGTCTGGCCTAATTGATTGTGCACCTCCACTATTTAAACTCAGCTCACTCCATGCCCTGTGTCAGATTGTCCTGGTTGTTCTCTCTGTGAGTACTGTTGGAACCTTGAGCTGTAAGTTTTGACCTCTTTTCCCCTTGTTGGATTCTGCCTGTTATTGTGAAGATTTTTGTTGTGGACTTTTGAACTGCCCTACTGGCTGAAGATTTTTGTTATCGACTTTGTACTTTAACGGTGAAAGATTTTTGCTTTTGTGGAACTTTTTGTGTGGAGTTTTTCTGGACTACTTTACTGAGACCTCTGAGCGTTTTTTGAGAACTGCTGTTTTCTGGATCCTATACGTTGATTTTCTGGACTACTAATTTACACCTGAGCTTCTCTCCTTTGTTGGATTTTTGTGAATTCTGTGAAATAAAAACTCCAAAGGAAACTGCAATTGGGTCTTCCTGTCTGTACTATAACAGTACAATCTGACCAAGATGGACCCAGCGGACCATCAGCTGAGGAGTGCTCTGGAACAGCAAGGGATTGTGCTTGGAAGGCATTCCACTCAATTGGATGCTGTAGCTGCAAGTGTCCGAGACCTGGCCGCCCAGATTCAGCCCCTGCAGCTAGCACGCTCGGCTTCTGCTTCAACACCTACTCATGAACCTCGTCTGCCCCCGCCCGAGAAGTACTCTGGTGAGCCCGGCACCTGCCGCTCCTTTCTTACTCAGTGCTCACTCGTCTTCCAACTTCAACCTACCACCTTCCCTTCTGATCAAGCTAGAGTCGCGTATGTTCTCACTCAACTTTCTGGGCGAGCAAGAGAGTGGGGAACGGCCCTATGGGAGGCGGAGTCACCGGTATGTGAGGACTTCCGTGAGTTCTGTGATGAGATGAAAAGAGTCTTCGACCG from Sardina pilchardus chromosome 12, fSarPil1.1, whole genome shotgun sequence encodes:
- the LOC134098149 gene encoding trace amine-associated receptor 13c-like, with protein sequence MTLHDVNYTGDCLQSINSTCSKLYSSMAAYVSMYVFAAAVVIFTVCGNLLVITAVYNFKQLHTPTNILIVSLAISDCLVGLFVMPVHSMILIESCSLFGSTFCALYNIINFHLTFVSVYNISFIAVDRYFALSNPFLYSKKVSLSLAFIITIHIWIVSLFYNCAFLYFNGNFRNKCPDKCLVSVDEVWSTVDLIIVFILPCATIIILYLKVFFIARRHAVVIRAALKDRKRLNIQNNGDSIKLERKAAKVLGILVSVFLICLIPYYICMSLYDVLAESYDSVANAMLTLFFFNSTLNPIIYALFYPWFRKVLNLLSHA